From a single Leishmania donovani BPK282A1 complete genome, chromosome 17 genomic region:
- a CDS encoding protein kinase, putative — translation MLSSTDSPRAHTSPTESRAAPNGLTEADTASPTRRESLVPQLAPSCVITPLQGSAASPRTLSCSRGSSETHLNEADASHLQHPLSPNALSTQLTPSTPAKQRLLCRGAPPPSLQQQLSPALPSLARRLWNQFPVREHPSPPRGKNASDVGAEERAAAQFSMLDVFNVGNDASPQLSTLLGSSTRRSENSPALERVGSSQSSLFSTPMTRRLQGCMTKESPDYRALPAPHTSPPPLTFSTADLASVDSDKRMRNVHRRQDGWVRSPKADCRASACRQPHPGGHYSTPVASLAPPPVPQHGKISPHEPTRAASGRTASRSIGRKRDGYTRSIARFPSVSAAATPFRDLDQHLPSESAVFPTSSSEGRPHRYTVSPAKPMSPMRESKSRSTGRSPSSDAVGGARHFSSSVEKASVFKELLALDHDVVCASGEATASSRRCGRRRYSANTSPPHDGDYIGDALTASADQRMFLQIKRQSKFWPSDNTSCRFSNAVIGSTARRGVRRSSSSHTADQGGRSASSMPLSAVMGVIPREDFVHRLGGDSMQSLSSLPQLHQQQLQQLPASPSAPPLPRARTLMASIMRDHAPCSSLRPPELTPAAMEWRESAEMLVDSCCYTPSIVVEQQQQQQLLLTPLMDQPAEHSTASVQERGSLGHRVSLCSRHRRSVANGSISTARSSSSSNASRRCSCSSAPPAPAHANAESSMSLKVPALVPPPPWTPRDALYWMRNRLTLQEQEEILGYDVVYYCGPPGQPRTACGVTDRATPPPSSHHTSKETASVSSLPKNKEEVVSFTAPSSSYFPITLGMHICFRYEVLEVLGIGTFSIVVRAVDHAASPLSPERHCALKLIRRELLYQNAAQAEWAICERLKECCAAMHPCSGSNFREDASGAAADYRAGASVHRRPSASLPSALPWLSMADQRTLLFGSVLTPRSRFEYRGYHVIVFPLLGFSVRDVVELRRESREAKAGHAVSASSSLLLASAPPSQAGGQAAGTLPTEVVGSVLAQLAHALHFMHHCAHVLHGDIKPENIVFVDRSVSGRSSSINGHLAESGGAASQQPPPRPPSQQPLLQAPLPHNGDAGALPTSLSMHPFHRVCLGFPSSSLSNTAAPPPPVTHTGTVPRRSHATEHLERRFGADVGDRESPSSSTSTCSSSLPCLRAPHPPPRNIEIVDGPDRGATIMSCGHSVQHPGGEVASSSQRCPSGGDLHDQCITDGASVSLAGRSLCMTGSRTGVLTPSPHSTSTGAGLVEGSVGYVAACTTLSEAPRCSSGSSREVSPSYTTRSGHDSGGGDEASSTVTPSALTRLTYALPHAMAASTAATTSSRIALIDLGHAHHILPGTTATAFPLQSPSYRCPEMSLRLPYTTAIDMWSVGCVLYELHTGHALFPDVCDDATMLQSAVRVLGMPDAAFLTTVKTCWRKYKQHKASTVRASARAQGDVTSSDTGSQKVQLHLCQAHPQERRLAVDGEDANQDEEAIIVERCWREFIQVLNDAAGHQREHERRLKGQQESSTPPVMENSQRSPRGAALPLPNGSGCTTTWETAEQLALLKVMFPGGQVHESDQCFFLPSKCDWHRYAWVDFLLGCLYWDAGERLTATEAQVHPYLASSFSPEVAAATAVTANNAAASSGMDRKDAVDDTTMSASGVSAASSDAVPRRVVAPTIRPTHCSGLHYLRRHPLTARLLNSAAEAASQPSSPHGSDSTASDDAAPLLAPLLMNPSAIVLFELPSSNRAAPSARMWKEHQQHLSHCYDSALDIHSMLQTPAERLALSPYHNSDHRRNLFDRTGSYPFRVVFSESDQGTESSVVVSAESSVRGNLAGTQKPRNDDQTSAVMVLPLN, via the coding sequence ATGCTGTCCTCCACCGACTCGCCGCGGGCGCACACGTCGCCGACGGAGAGCCGCGCTGCGCCTAACGGCCTCACTGAGGCTGATACCGCGTCTCCGACGCGTCGCGAGAGTCTTGTCCCGCAGCTGGCACCCTCCTGCGTCATCACCCCGCTGCAGGGGagtgcggcgtcgccgagaacgctcagctgcagccgtGGTAGCAGTGAAACGCACTTAAATGAAGCAGACGCGTCGCATTTGCAGCACCCACTGTCGCCCAACGCCCTTTCTACGCAGCTCACCCCGAGCACCCCGGCGAAGCAGCGACTGCTATGTCGAGGCGCTCCTCCGCCAtcgttgcagcagcagctgagtCCAGCCCTGCCATCGTTGGCACGGCGCCTCTGGAACCAGTTCCCTGTACGCGAGCACCCTTCCCCCCCGCGAGGCAAGAATGCGAGCGATGTCGGAGCAGAGGAACGGGCCGCCGCGCAGTTTTCAATGTTGGACGTGTTTAATGTTGGAAATGACGCCAGTCCGCAGCTCTCGACGCTCCTCGGCTCGTcaacgcggcgcagcgagaaCTCCCCTGCACTTGAGCGGGTCGGCTCATCGCAGTCGTCTTTGTTTTCGACGCCAATGACGCGTCGTCTGCAGGGATGCATGACGAAGGAGTCCCCCGATTATCGGGCGCTGCCAGCCCCGCACACCTCACCACCCCCACTCACCTTCAGCACGGCGGATCTGGCGAGTGTGGACAGCGACAAGCGAATGAGGAATGTGCACAGGCGCCAGGATGGCTGGGTGAGGTCACCCAAGGCGGactgccgcgcctccgcttgccggcagccgcaccctGGTGGCCATTACTCGACCCCCGTCGCATCccttgcgccgccgccagtgccgcaGCATGGCAAGATCTCTCCCCACGAGCCCACTCGTGCCGCTTCAGGTCGCACCGCCAGCCGGTCCATTGGCCGCAAACGTGACGGGTACACACGCTCCATTGCGCGCTTCCCATCCGTGTCAGCCGCCGCTACTCCCTTTCGGGACCTCGATCAGCACCTTCCATCGGAGTCAGCAGTTTTCCCCACCAGCTCGAGCGAGGGCCGGCCTCACAGGTACACTGTCTCCCCTGCAAAGCCAATGTCGCCgatgagagagagcaagTCACGCAGCACCGGCCGTAGTCCATCTTCTGATGCAGTGGGTGGTGCACGCCACTTTTCCAGCTCTGTAGAGAAAGCATCGGTGTTCAAGGAGCTGTTAGCTCTCGATCATGACGTCGTTTGTGCCTCAGGTGAGGCAaccgcgtcgtcgcggcgatgcggccgtcgccgctacAGTGCCAACACGAGCCCCCCGCATGATGGGGACTACATCGGCGATGCCTTGACAGCGTCGGCAGATCAGCGGATGTTTCTGCAGATTAAGAGGCAGTCGAAATTCTGGCCCTCTGACAACACCAGCTGCCGTTTCAGCAACGCCGTCATCGGGAGCACAGCCCGCCGGGgcgtgaggcgcagcagcagcagccacacggCAGATCAAGGCGGCCGGTCAGCTTCCTCCATGCCTCTCTCAGCTGTGATGGGGGTAATTCCACGTGAGGATTTTGTTCACCGCTTAGGTGGCGATAGTATGCAaagcctctcctctcttccacAACTACATCAACAGCAGTTGCAGCAACTCCCTGCTTctccctccgcccccccGTTGCCGCGGGCCAGAACTCTCATGGCAAGTATCATGCGCGACCACGCGCCGTGTTCTTCTCTCAGGCCGCCGGAGCTGACCCCGGCAGCGATGGAGTGGCGCGAGAGTGCAGAAATGCTGGTGGACTCTTGCTGCTACACTCCGTCGATCGtcgtcgagcagcagcagcagcagcagcttctttTAACCCCGCTGATGGACCAACCGGCGGagcacagcaccgccagtGTACAAGAGCGTGGCTCTTTAGGTCACCGCGTCAGCCTCTGCAGTCGGCACCGCAGGTCCGTAGCCAACGGCTCCATCTCCACggctcgcagcagcagcagcagcaacgcgagcaggcggtgcagctgcagctctgcgccaccggcacccgCGCACGCAAATGCGGAGTCGTCTATGTCCTTGAAGGTACCCGCACTAgtaccaccgccgccgtggacgcCTAGAGACGCGCTGTACTGGATGCGAAATCGGCTcacgctgcaggagcaggaAGAGATTCTGGGGTACGACGTGGTATATTACTGCGGGCCTCCCGGGCAACCGCGCACGGCGTGCGGGGTAACGGACCGCGCAACACCTCCGCCTTCATCCCACCACACCTCGAAGGAGACTGCAAGCGTCAGCAGCCTTCCTAAAAACAAGGAGGAAGTAGTATCTTTCACCGCCCCATCTTCCTCGTACTTCCCGATCACCCTAGGCATGCACATATGCTTCCGTTAcgaggtgctggaggtgctgggGATCGGCACATTCAGCATCGTTGTGCGCGCCGTCGACCACGCagcctcgcctctctcccctgaGCGGCACTGTGCGTTGAAGCTGATTCGGCGCGAGTTGCTATACCAGAACGCGGCACAGGCAGAGTGGGCCATCTGCGAGCGACTGAAGGAGTGCTGCGCAGCGATGCACCCCTGCAGTGGAAGCAACTTTAGGGAGGACGCAagcggggccgccgccgactATCGGGCCGGGGCATCGGTGCATCGCAGGCCCTCCGCATCGTTGCCATCAGCGCTGCCTTGGCTGTCCATGGCGGACCAGCGCACGCTGCTCTTCGGCTCGGTGCTTACCccacgcagccgcttcgAGTACCGCGGCTACCACGTCATTGTCTTTCCTCTCCTCGGCTTCAGCGTGCGCGATGTGGTGGAACTGCGACGCGAGTCGCGAGAAGCGAAGGCTGGCCACGCCGTAAGCGCGTCCTCTTCCCTGCTGCTCGCTAGTGCGCCACCCTCGCAGGCTGGCGGCCAAGCGGCGGGGACATTACCGACCGAGGTCGTCGGCAGCgttctcgcgcagctcgcaCATGCCCTTCACTTCATGCACCACTGCGCGCACGTCCTCCACGGCGACATCAAGCCGGAGAACATCGTATTTGTGGATCGCTCTGtgagcggccgcagcagcagcatcaacGGTCATCTTGCCGAGtctggtggtgctgcgagTCAACAACCCCCGCCGCGCCCGccttcgcagcagccgctgctccaAGCCCCGCTCCCGCACAATGGTGATGCCGGTGCCCTCCCCACCTCGCTCAGCATGCATCCTTTCCATCGGGTGTGCCTCGGTTtcccgtcgtcgtcgctctcgaacacagctgcgcctccgcctcccgtCACGCACACTGGCACTGTGCCCCGCCGCTCTCATGCGACTGAACACCTGGAGAGGCGCTTCGGCGCGGACGTTGGCGACCGCGAAAgtcccagcagcagcacgtcgaCGTGCTCCTCGTCTCTGCCGTGTCTGAGGGCCCCGCACCCGCCTCCGCGGAACATTGAAATCGTCGACGGCCCTGATAGAGGCGCCACGATTATGAGCTGTGGCCACAGTGTGCAGCACCCTGGCGGCGAAGTGGCGAGCAGCTCCCAGCGGTGTCCCTCCGGTGGAGATCTCCACGATCAGTGCATCACCGATGGTGCCTCGGTTTCGCTTGCAGGACGCTCGCTCTGTATGACAGGCAGTCGCACTGGTGTTCTCACCCCCTCACCGCACTCGACGTCAACGGGCGCAGGATTAGTGGAGGGGTCGGTGGGGTATgtggcggcgtgcacgaCCCTTAGCgaggcgccgcgctgcagtaGCGGGAGCAGCCGAGAGGTAAGTCCTAGCTACACAACCCGCTCAGGCCACgacagtggcggtggcgatgaggcaagcagcaccgtcacacCCTCGGCCCTCACTCGGCTGACTTACGCGCTGCCTCACGCAATGGCTGCATCAACAGCTGCAACGACCTCGTCGCGGATTGCCCTCATCGACCTTGGCCACGCTCATCACATCCTCCctggcaccaccgccaccgccttcccTCTTCAGTCACCGTCCTACCGCTGCCCTGAGATGTCTCTGCGGCTGCCGTACACCACTGCCATCGACATGTGGTCGGTCGGGTGCGTCCTCTACGAGCTCCACACGGGTCACGCCCTCTTCCCCGATGTTTGCGACGACGCGACGATGCTGCAGTCGGCGGTGCGGGTACTTGGGATGCCAGACGCAGCCTTTCTCACTACTGTGAAGACCTGCTGGAGGAAGTATAAACAGCACAAAGCAAGCACAGTCAGGGCgtccgcgcgcgcgcagggcGATGTGACCTCATCGGACACCGGCTCACAGAAAGTGCAGCTGCACTTGTGTCAGGCACACCCGCAAGAGCGGCGGCTAGCTGTAGATGGCGAGGACGCGAACCAAGACGAGGAGGCCATCATTGTagagcggtgctggcgcgagTTCATCCAGGTGCTGAATGATGCCGCAGGACATCAGCGAGAACACGAGCGACGTCTCAAGGGCCAACAAGAGTCGAGCACGCCACCAGTCATGGAGAACTCCCAGCGAAGCCCGAGGGGAGCAGCCTTGCCTCTCCCAAACGGCAGCGGTTGCACGACTACGTGGGAGACGGCGGAGCAACTGGCGCTGTTGAAGGTAATGTTCCCCGGTGGACAAGTTCACGAGTCCGATCAGTGTTTCTTCTTGCCAAGCAAGTGTGACTGGCATCGGTATGCGTGGGTGGACTTCTTGTTGGGCTGCCTCTACTGGGACGCTGGGGAGCGGCTCACAgcgacggaggcgcaggTCCACCCGTATCTCGCATCCAGCTTCTCTCCTGAagtggcagccgcgacggctGTGACCGCCAAcaacgctgctgcgtcgtcggGGATGGACAGAAAGGACGCAGTGGATGATACAACGATGAGCGCCTCCGGTGTCTCCGCTGCCTCTAGCGATGCCGTTCCGCGAAGGGTAGTGGCCCCCACCATACGCCCCACGCACTGCTCGGGACTCCACTACCTCCGGCGCCACCCTCTGACGGCTCGCCTCCTCAAttcagcggcagaggcggccaGTCAGCCCAGCAGCCCACATGGCAGCGACTCCACCGCCAGTgacgacgcagcaccgctcTTGGCACCCCTCCTGATGAACCCTTCTGCCATTGTGCTGTTCGAGCTCCCCTCTAGCAACCGTgcggcaccgtcagcgcGCATGTGGAAagagcatcagcagcatcTGTCTCACTGCTACGACTCGGCTCTGGACATTCACTCCATGTTACAGACCCCGGCCGAGCGACTGGCTCTGTCACCGTACCACAACAGCGATCACCGCCGCAACCTCTTCGACCGCACGGGGAGCTACCCGTTCCGCGTCGTCTTCTCCGAAAGTGACCAAGGAACGGAGAGTTCCGTCGTAGTTTCCGCCGAGTCGTCCGTGCGCGGCAACCTCGCCGGCACGCAAAAGCCGCGCAACGACGATCAGACGTCAgcggtgatggtgctgcCTCTCAACTGA